One window of Nicotiana tomentosiformis chromosome 11, ASM39032v3, whole genome shotgun sequence genomic DNA carries:
- the LOC104091341 gene encoding putative clathrin assembly protein At1g25240 has product MRLWRKASGLIKDRNSLWLASLSRRTAFRNPEMEAAVIKATSHDEFSIDMKNVDRVYKWLRLSPSHLKSLIWAISLRMEKTKSWVVAIKGLMLMHGVYSSKLPAIQRIGRLPFDLSNFKDGHSNPSKMWGINAFVRAYFTYLDQKSSLLFMNLQERKNLQNLDNFNNKNVVVQGRYSMIQDLVLLQKLQFLLDMLLEIRPLCHTAIVPLVLEAMDCVIIEVFDVYSRICNGIARVLLRIYSAGKVEASMALRIVQKATIQGEELSLYFELCRSIGVKNAAECPRVEQIPDEDIKELEEIINGASEKASQMPQLVHESTKAIMVHETGNQNLEEQSKLRTVITDRWETFDEDLKQNDGSSRAIVKVTLTPINPFTTSLIPTSTINVPGKPQELPDLISFL; this is encoded by the coding sequence atgaggCTATGGAGAAAAGCTTCTGGATTGATCAAAGATCGTAACAGCCTATGGCTTGCTAGCCTATCAAGACGAACAGCTTTTCGAAATCCTGAAATGGAAGCAGCTGTAATTAAAGCCACAAGCCACGACGAATTCTCAATTGACATGAAAAATGTTGATCGTGTTTACAAATGGCTACGTTTATCTCCTAGCCATCTTAAATCTCTTATATGGGCAATTTCTTTACGTATGGAGAAAACTAAAAGTTGGGTTGTTGCAATTAAAGGTTTAATGCTTATGCACGGCGTTTATAGTTCCAAACTCCCTGCTATTCAAAGAATTGGAAGATTGCCATTTGATCTTTCAAATTTCAAAGATGGTCATTCTAATCCTTCGAAAATGTGGGGGATTAATGCGTTTGTTCGCGCTTATTTCACCTACCTTGATCAGAAATCCTCCCTTCTTTTCATGAATTTGCAAGAAAGGAAGAATCTACAAAATTTAGACAACTTCAATAATAAAAATGTTGTTGTTCAAGGAAGATATTCCATGATTCAAGATCTTGTGTTACTTCAAAAGCTCCAATTTTTGCTTGACATGTTGCTTGAAATTCGGCCACTATGTCATACGGCTATTGTCCCTCTTGTTCTTGAAGCAATGGATTGTGTTATTATTGAAGTTTTCGACGTTTATAGCAGAATCTGCAATGGAATTGCTAGAGTTTTGTTGAGGATTTATTCAGCAGGGAAAGTTGAAGCTAGCATGGCACTTAGGATAGTGCAAAAAGCAACCATTCAAGGGGAAGAATTGTCTCTGTATTTTGAGCTTTGTAGAAGCATTGGGGTGAAAAATGCAGCAGAATGTCCAAGAGTTGAGCAAATACCAGATGAAGATATCAAAGAACTTGAGGAAATTATTAATGGGGCTTCTGAAAAAGCCTCACAAATGCCTCAATTAGTACATGAGAGTACTAAAGCCATTATGGTACATGAAACTGGTAATCAAAATCTTGAAGAGCAGAGCAAATTGAGGACAGTAATTACTGATCGTTGGGAGACATTTGATGAAGATTTGAAGCAAAATGATGGCTCTTCTCGTGCTATAGTAAAAGTTACACTAACACCAATTAATCCTTTTACTACTTCTTTAATTCCTACTTCTACCATTAATGTACCTGGTAAACCTCAAGAATTACCAGACCTAATTAGCTTCTTGTGA